One part of the Desulfonatronovibrio magnus genome encodes these proteins:
- a CDS encoding BREX system ATP-binding domain-containing protein, translating to MRLKLGDKVEHPDFGPGKVVQVLGEIASVKFFGETIDVQIKDLGIFNSLAPVLPNYSEKEYDKISFRRAFEAVNLGIVPPDSHELIAYSIDGKENQDLINSWLEEAPIHGLCKVIFGDYGTGKSHFLHIVRAVALRSGWVTAFTEFDPKAADPAKPVLVYRSLMANLNFPKKDDGSKNEGFLSLIKEIRLNWDNIQDLPLVKSSPWFRNALSTIMHYPHNDDHDYIRFCYWLAGQKAHMGDVRRMVTNAGRKAQLLPLMPQIKETSEIYCHHLVVINAICRALGYKGLAIILDEAEHVRGFTALRRTRANNFFDILSRCAHFPLSSLPEPELNDFGHDLSKYWVSGPHFPLFVGLTPGDETFTSADSLRDECIFLHRETDKHLLFPPTTDKYYLWVNNFLKRFYEYYPLKASVFQNNDGFEQVAKLLTEHFESVPLNRKVYRLWIKLASLVPAMLISNNTDSLNDLLKTIDRVCNEVTGNVLPWERS from the coding sequence ATGAGGCTTAAGCTTGGTGACAAAGTAGAACACCCTGACTTTGGGCCTGGCAAAGTCGTTCAGGTTTTGGGCGAGATTGCTTCTGTAAAATTTTTTGGAGAAACTATCGATGTTCAAATAAAAGATTTGGGTATATTTAATTCACTTGCACCTGTTTTGCCAAACTACAGTGAAAAAGAATACGATAAGATTTCTTTTAGAAGGGCATTTGAAGCGGTAAATCTTGGCATAGTTCCTCCTGACTCACATGAACTAATAGCATACTCCATAGATGGTAAGGAAAATCAAGATTTAATCAATTCTTGGCTTGAAGAAGCTCCAATTCATGGATTGTGTAAAGTTATTTTTGGGGATTATGGAACAGGCAAGTCACATTTTTTACATATTGTTCGTGCCGTAGCTCTTCGATCAGGATGGGTGACAGCTTTTACAGAATTCGACCCTAAAGCTGCAGACCCAGCTAAACCTGTCTTAGTCTATCGATCATTAATGGCCAACCTTAATTTTCCAAAAAAAGATGATGGTTCAAAAAATGAAGGGTTTCTGAGTCTCATTAAAGAAATCCGCTTAAATTGGGATAACATCCAAGACCTGCCCCTTGTAAAGTCCTCTCCTTGGTTTAGAAATGCACTTTCAACAATAATGCACTACCCCCATAATGATGATCATGATTATATTCGCTTTTGCTACTGGCTTGCAGGTCAAAAAGCTCATATGGGTGATGTACGTAGAATGGTAACAAATGCAGGCAGAAAAGCACAGTTGTTACCTTTGATGCCTCAAATTAAAGAAACAAGTGAAATTTATTGCCATCACTTAGTAGTAATTAATGCAATTTGTAGAGCCCTTGGCTATAAAGGTCTTGCAATAATTCTCGATGAAGCAGAACATGTACGGGGCTTTACTGCTCTACGTAGGACTCGAGCTAATAATTTTTTCGATATATTAAGCAGATGCGCTCATTTTCCATTAAGCAGCTTGCCTGAACCAGAATTGAACGACTTTGGACATGATCTCTCAAAATACTGGGTTAGCGGTCCTCACTTTCCACTTTTTGTTGGCCTTACACCTGGAGATGAAACTTTCACTTCAGCGGACTCATTACGCGACGAATGTATTTTTTTACATAGAGAAACAGACAAACATTTATTATTTCCTCCAACAACAGATAAATATTACCTTTGGGTTAATAACTTTCTTAAAAGATTTTATGAATATTATCCCTTAAAAGCCAGTGTCTTTCAGAATAATGATGGCTTTGAGCAAGTCGCAAAGTTATTAACTGAACACTTTGAATCTGTCCCTTTAAATAGAAAGGTATATAGATTATGGATTAAGCTTGCATCTCTTGTCCCAGCGATGCTTATCTCTAATAATACTGATTCGCTAAACGATCTATTGAAAACTATTGATCGTGTATGCAATGAGGTCACTGGAAATGTCCTGCCATGGGAACGATCATGA